The window CCCTGGCACCGACCCCAACACCCTCTTTGTAGAAATCTACAGCTCTTCTGAAAAGGCCAATGTCGATAAACAAAACGAGCGTTGGTTAGTCGAAGTCGCCGAGGCCTTTAACCAACAGGCGATGACAACAGCCAACGGGCAAACGATTCAGGTCGGCATTCGGCAGATTCCGTCTGGGACAGCCGCCCGGCTGTTAGCGGCGGGTGTTGTCCAGCCAGCGGGCTATTCACCCTCCAACGATCTCTGGGTTGAGATGCTGAAGAGTCAAGAGGTGAACGTCACCCCAGTTCAGGAACGGCTGGTCCCGAATGCGGCTGGCTTTGTCTTACCAGCCGCTGCCTACGATGCTCTTGGCAGCGACGTCAGCTTTGATCAGGTGGTTGATGCCATGGTCTCAGGGCAATTGACGGCAGGGTATCCTAACCCTTACACCAGCTCGACCTCCCTTAATCTGCTCTACAACCTGTTTTGGCGAGCTGCGGGGCACCAAGAAGATGGTCAACCGCTTACCAATAGTGACCTAGAGTCTCCAGAAGTGACGTCTGTGTTTAGCGCCTTCCAAGATCAGGTGCTGATTACCACCACTACCACCTTGGATTTGCAAGAGATTTTTATTCGCGACCCGGACAAACTCCAAGCATTTCCCTTGGAGTACCAAAACTACCAAGCCTTAATCCAGCTGCCGGGTTTTGAAACGGTTAAGTTTGTCCCCTTCGGCATTCCTCACAATAACCCCCTTGTCGGATTTGAGTGGAACTCAGCAGACCAAGCCGAGGCTTTGCAGCAGTTTGGGGCGTTTGCCACCACGCCTGACATGCAGGCATTGGCAGCTCAGCAGGGATTTGAAATGATTCCCTATTTGCAAGCTGGAACTACCCCTCCCATTCCCTCAGGGCCGGTCATTACTGCCGCGCAGACCTATTGGAAAGCGCGCAAGGATGGGGGGAAGACGGTGTACTTGATGGCGGTGGTAGACACCAGCGGCTCTATGGACGGAGCCCCCCTTAGAGCGGTGCGAGAAGGGCTGCAGGTGGCTAGTTCAGTGATCAATGCGGGGAACTTTGTGGGGTTAATTACCTTTGGAGATCGCGCAGTTTATCGGCTGCCCCTAGCCCCCTTTGACCAATTACAGCACCAGCGCCTTTTAGCCACTATCGATACGCTACGCGCCGATGGCAGCACGGCCATGTATGACGCCACCCTGCTAGGGCTGGCGGAACTGATGCGGCAACGCCAGACCGATCCCGAAGGGCAGTATTACTTGTTGCTGCTGACAGACGGTGAAGCTAACCGAGGGTATTCCTTCAATGACATTCAAACATTGGTGACCTACAGCAATATCCGCATTTACCCCATTGCCTATGGAGATGTTAATGAATCGGAACTGCAGGCGATTGCTCAGCTACGGGAATCAACGGTCAAAATGGGCAATCCTGAAAATGTGCAAGACTTGCTGAAAGGAATTTTCCAAACCAACTTGTAGGGTACTAGGCCTGATCGAGTCGCAAATGAAGGCGTGTTCCCTAAGGGATGGCACCCTGAATTCATTCAAGACATTGCCTGCCCAGGGTCTCGCGCCTTAAGCACTAACCCCATTTGATTCAGGCAACCTTTGCTTGTAGGATGCAATGATGCATATCGACCGTAAACATCTTTCTTACTGAATCACCCGTGCGCAAGATAGTCATCGCTGGAAATTGGAAAATGTACAAAACCCAAGCAGACGCGCTGGCGTTTCTGCAGGGCTTTATGGGGCAGCTATCAAACACACCAACGAATCGAGAAGTTGTTCTCTGCAGCCCGTTTACAGCGTTGGGAGCATTGTCCAAAAATCTTCACGGCAGCCGGGTCAAGCTGGGTGCACAGAATATCCACTGGGCAGATGAAGGGGCGTTTACAGGCGAAATCTCGGGGAATATGCTCACAGAAATCGGGGTGAGCTACGTCGTCATCGGACACAGTGAACGGCGACAGTACTTTGGGGAAACGGATGAAACCGTGAATCAGCGACTACTCGCAGCCCAGCGCCATGGCCTTATCCCTATCTTGTGTGTCGGTGAAACTAAAGCCCAGCGAGATGCTGGGGAAACTGAGAACATCATCAGCAAGCAGCTCTCGCAAGATTTGGTAGAGGTGGATCAGGCCAACTTAGTGATCGCTTATGAGCCTATTTGGGCGATCGGCACCGGAGATACCTGTGAGTCAGGGGAGGCCAATCGCGTGATTGGGGAGATTCGTAAGCAGTTGGCGAATCAAGACGTGCCGATTCAATATGGTGGCTCCGTCAAACCTGGGAACATTGATGAAATCATGGCTCAGCCCGAAATTGATGGCGCCTTGGTGGGAGGTGCCAGCCTGACCCATGACAGCTTTGGGCGCATTGTGAATTACGTCTAAGCAACGATGGCAAAACCCAGGGCCGATAGGCTCCGAGCAGCTGCGATCTCCGACCTTTATCGCTAGAATTCGGGCAGACGCGCTACTTGTATGTCATGGAGTCAAATCGGCTAAATCGAGCTTTAATTCGGATTTTAGGCTTGGGATGGGCAGCCTTCGCCATTGCTGTTTTAGCCATTCGCATCGTCTTTGCAGCGCCTGATATCACCCTACTCGTTGACCGCAGCTACTGCGAACCCACCCAGTGGAACCAGGTTGTCGCCGAGTATGAAAGGCTCTATGAGCAGAGTCAGCGGGGACAAATCAACCTGCAAGCGGTTATCTTCTTTAGCGACCTGGGAGAAGAAAAGGCAGCGTCTCTGCCCACACCCGTTACATTTCGGGATCTGAAAACCTATGGCAAATCTAACCCCGATCGCCAAGCTGCCTTAGAAGCAGCCTACCCACAGTCACGTTTATTAACCTGTCAGCCCTAATGCAGGCGCTGTCAGCCCTGATGCAGGCGGTAAACATCCTTGGCCCACGCAGGCGCGCTTGGGTTGACTGCGGTAGCGTTGGGGGTACACCTAGCGCCTGGTTAGTTGAGTTCAGGCATCTTGACCCAGACAGGGGCTAGGGTTTGGGGTCTAGGGTGAACTTTATCCAAATACAAGCCCGTGACTACTCATCGGGTTTCAGCAGCAGGTTGGGGCAGCGGCAATGGCACAGCAGTTTTCACGGCGTCACTTTTTGCAGGCAGCTGGGGCCACCTTGGCGACCCTGGGCTGGTCTCAAGTAGACGTGCTCCGACGAGGCGATCGCTACGGTCGGGTTTTGGCCCAGTCTACCCCCCGCAAACTGGCTCTACTGGTTGGCATCAACGACTATCCGCAAGACGGTCTATTCCCACCTTTAAACGGCTGTGTCAACGACGTGGAGCTACAGTATCACCTGCTGGTACACAGGTTCGGGTTCAAACCCAGCGACATTGTCAAGCTCACAGACCAGCAAGCAACCCGTGCAGGCATTCTGACGGCCTTTGAAGAGCATTTGATCAAACAAGCTCAACCAGGGGATGTAGCCGTCTTTCACTTTTCTGGACATGGATCGCGCGTGCTGGATCCCGATCAAGACTTCCCAGATGGGTTGAACAGTACGTTGGTGCCTGTTGATAGTCTTTTACCCGCAGGGTTCCCGCAGAATGGGGGCTCGGTACAAGACATTACCGGCCACACGCTGTTTTTGTTGGGTAGCGCCCTGCCCACCGAGAACTTCACGATGGTTTTGGATAGCTGCCATTCTGGCGGAGCAAAACGGGGCAATTTGGTGATTCGTCGCCGCAGCGGCGGCAGTAGCCTGACGATGGATGAGGCCGAACTAGCCTACCAAGAATACTGGTTGTCTCAGCTTGGATTATCTGCCGAAGACTTTATCCAGCGTCGTCGAGAAGGCATTGCCAAGGGGGTCGCGATCGCTTCTGCCAAACGCGATCAATATGCCGCCGATGCCCCCTTTGAAGACTTTTATGCAGGCGCCTTTAGCTATGTGTTGACCCAGTATCTGTGGCAGCAAACGGGCAGCCCCTCTTTTGATAGCACTCTCGGCAACGTCGCGCGAACCACAACCCAGCTTTCTTTCAGCAACCAAGAGCCCCAGTTTGAGACACAACCCGGCAGCAGCTACGATAGCCTGCCGATTTATTTCACGCAGAAAACGACCCCACCTGCGGAGGCGGTGATTACTCATATTCAAGGCGGCGAGGCCGAAATTTGGTTGGGGGGTATTGATCCTCGTAATTTAGCAGCCTTTGAGCAAGATGCTGTGCTGGCAGCAGTGGACGCAGGCGGGCAAGAACAAGGGCTGATCCAAATGACGCAACGCCAAGGCCTCATAGGACGCGGGCGCTTGCTGCAGGCGTCTTTACCATCGGGAGCGCTCCTACAAGAACAGGTGCGTGGTGTGCCCACTAACGTCACCCTGCGTATTGGGCTAGATGAATCTTTAGGGCGTGATCAGGCCAGTGCCCGCGCCGCCCTTGCGGCCATCCCTCGCATTGAACCCATGACATTGGGCCAGGGCGAAGTGCATTATATTTTGGGCCGCATGACCTCAGACTATCGCCAAGACCTGGCAGGGCAGCCTGACATCCCCGCTGAAAACAGCCTGGGTCTGTTTTCTCAAGGGCTAGATCTGGTGCCAGGCTCCTATGGCAACGCAGGAGAATCGATCGCGGCAGCGGTGGAGCGGTTGCAGCCTAAGTTGCGATCGCTCCTGGCAGCCCGGATAGTTAAACTCACACTCAACCCTGGGTCTTCTCGCCTCAATCTCAGCGTCACCATGGCACCGGAAGGGGGCGGCCAGCTGGTGGCCAGTGCGTTCACCGTACGCGGCAGCAGCACCCCACCCCCTCGTCCTGGAATTGAGCAAATCCCAATTGATACAGCTATCCAGTTTCAGATTCAAAACCAGGAGCCCCGTGATCTGTATTTGAGCGTGCTAGTCATTGACGCCACGGGGGAAATGGCGGTCATTTTTCCGAATCAATGGACCGCTTCTACAGAAGCGACCCTCCTACCGGCTGGACAAACGCTGTTGCTGCCCAACCCTAATCAAGATAGTTTTCGGCTCGTAACCCAGGCCCCCCAAGGGACCACTGAGGTATTAATTGTGGCCAGTAGCAACCCGCTAGACACCGCCCTACGGGCTTTACAGGGAATGGCCACTCGCTCAGGAGTAGCCACCGGCCCCGTCGGAATTGATGACCCTACTCAAATAGCTGATAATCTGATTCAAGACGTGAGTCGACAGTCGCAGGAAAGTAATGAAACTTTACCCGTTCAGCCGGTGAGCGTGACTCAGTTGGCAGCCCTCTCCATCACGTTTGACGTCATCTAACATCAAAAATTATAGGGATATTGTGAGACCTCTCTATTTTAGGCTCAAAGCGCTGACAGTAAAGCATCCGGTTTTTTACTATCACGGTAGAAGAAAGGCAATAATGGCTGAATTATTTATCACTAAGCTTACGCTTAATCGGGTCAATCTCTTTCCTCAAGGGGGATATATGGTTCTCTAACTAATTTTAATTTGAGAAATCAGGGTGATCACAGCGATCCAATGGT is drawn from Leptolyngbya sp. SIO1E4 and contains these coding sequences:
- a CDS encoding VWA domain-containing protein yields the protein MFFQRSFPRLKQTFSLGLIVGLTLAVLGGCLGSGIPSVDSPEQAETVLLETVLPTLDQEEDFVSDAVASRYSTDTITEPLPNIEDFPLYAATPGTDPNTLFVEIYSSSEKANVDKQNERWLVEVAEAFNQQAMTTANGQTIQVGIRQIPSGTAARLLAAGVVQPAGYSPSNDLWVEMLKSQEVNVTPVQERLVPNAAGFVLPAAAYDALGSDVSFDQVVDAMVSGQLTAGYPNPYTSSTSLNLLYNLFWRAAGHQEDGQPLTNSDLESPEVTSVFSAFQDQVLITTTTTLDLQEIFIRDPDKLQAFPLEYQNYQALIQLPGFETVKFVPFGIPHNNPLVGFEWNSADQAEALQQFGAFATTPDMQALAAQQGFEMIPYLQAGTTPPIPSGPVITAAQTYWKARKDGGKTVYLMAVVDTSGSMDGAPLRAVREGLQVASSVINAGNFVGLITFGDRAVYRLPLAPFDQLQHQRLLATIDTLRADGSTAMYDATLLGLAELMRQRQTDPEGQYYLLLLTDGEANRGYSFNDIQTLVTYSNIRIYPIAYGDVNESELQAIAQLRESTVKMGNPENVQDLLKGIFQTNL
- a CDS encoding triose-phosphate isomerase gives rise to the protein MRKIVIAGNWKMYKTQADALAFLQGFMGQLSNTPTNREVVLCSPFTALGALSKNLHGSRVKLGAQNIHWADEGAFTGEISGNMLTEIGVSYVVIGHSERRQYFGETDETVNQRLLAAQRHGLIPILCVGETKAQRDAGETENIISKQLSQDLVEVDQANLVIAYEPIWAIGTGDTCESGEANRVIGEIRKQLANQDVPIQYGGSVKPGNIDEIMAQPEIDGALVGGASLTHDSFGRIVNYV
- a CDS encoding caspase family protein; amino-acid sequence: MAQQFSRRHFLQAAGATLATLGWSQVDVLRRGDRYGRVLAQSTPRKLALLVGINDYPQDGLFPPLNGCVNDVELQYHLLVHRFGFKPSDIVKLTDQQATRAGILTAFEEHLIKQAQPGDVAVFHFSGHGSRVLDPDQDFPDGLNSTLVPVDSLLPAGFPQNGGSVQDITGHTLFLLGSALPTENFTMVLDSCHSGGAKRGNLVIRRRSGGSSLTMDEAELAYQEYWLSQLGLSAEDFIQRRREGIAKGVAIASAKRDQYAADAPFEDFYAGAFSYVLTQYLWQQTGSPSFDSTLGNVARTTTQLSFSNQEPQFETQPGSSYDSLPIYFTQKTTPPAEAVITHIQGGEAEIWLGGIDPRNLAAFEQDAVLAAVDAGGQEQGLIQMTQRQGLIGRGRLLQASLPSGALLQEQVRGVPTNVTLRIGLDESLGRDQASARAALAAIPRIEPMTLGQGEVHYILGRMTSDYRQDLAGQPDIPAENSLGLFSQGLDLVPGSYGNAGESIAAAVERLQPKLRSLLAARIVKLTLNPGSSRLNLSVTMAPEGGGQLVASAFTVRGSSTPPPRPGIEQIPIDTAIQFQIQNQEPRDLYLSVLVIDATGEMAVIFPNQWTASTEATLLPAGQTLLLPNPNQDSFRLVTQAPQGTTEVLIVASSNPLDTALRALQGMATRSGVATGPVGIDDPTQIADNLIQDVSRQSQESNETLPVQPVSVTQLAALSITFDVI